A genomic region of Candidatus Dormiibacterota bacterium contains the following coding sequences:
- a CDS encoding CHAT domain-containing tetratricopeptide repeat protein, which yields MIRSKIRVMAALLALATAGGAASVDPLAGLDEALKNGDIPGALSLAGAAADSVRTRLATTPAGLATSLESLAIRLIQGAGGTAEIAAAGEVLLRESLDLRLRALGEDHLDVAGSLDLLSTVHYDQGRFDDAEGEERRCLAIRLQHLSATDTSIAEARYGLGAILFKEGRYAEAEPLLVAAIAVFRVNPTAEPGQVADSLNTLAELYRSQDRFGEAADRFLEAIRIAEAEGDDSRPQQARLANNLAGLYKDEGRYDEAETLLRRSLTLRTQAPSPDARDLSLAWLNLAELERLRGRFQDAEPLYAKALAIARPALGAENPDLAWFLNQQAVLYREEGRPEAAEPPCREGLALLRRTLGERHFRVAQSLHDLGAVLRSRGALEEAEQDERAALAVRRDVYGDRHPDVALTLIELARTLEAGGRYDDALASIEEAVGILEGTSAYPEARADALALRAGLRRRAGERARAIDDQRRAVVLVEAIRPHAGGGEEARATFLARHVALFDRLVLWLLEDGRTAAAFEYAERARSRALLDQLQLARVDLLAAIPEPAHTSLAGRERAAASRLAELQERVTFARSRSDLASEERGRRVAGLDKDLGDASRSYAMIYDEIKNASPLWRDTTGGPPISLDAARREIVPPGGALFMYVIGEEESGLLVLPPPPGAPFFQRLEVDRASATILGIPAGPVRARDLGRVLDGTQGARAAGGSSSATGGLLPALARPPATGDLLEEAERDAAGHPLPARLLALFHVLVPRRVWASVNTASEIVILPDGPLLRLPFEALVTKKGRSPASAHYWLDDGPPIRYAASASLLQRLAARSSVVAGKILSVSDPRYDAADGAAILRGKFERGGSPLARLPGTARESRAIVDAFSSRGRHGDADVAAPPGPGITVLQGSEADEPRVRAALPGNRYIHLAMHGLVDQERGELFAALALTPPQTETGRTEDDGYLQLFEIYGLDVSCELAVLSACGSHAGLQIEGEGVFALSRGFLAAGARRVIASQWSVDDASTAVLIGDLFDRIAAAEREGRTVSFAVALRDAKRAVRARSDWVSPFYWSPFVLTGIR from the coding sequence ATGATCCGGTCCAAGATCCGCGTCATGGCCGCTCTCCTGGCCCTGGCCACGGCAGGCGGCGCGGCATCCGTCGATCCCCTCGCGGGACTCGACGAGGCGCTCAAGAATGGGGACATCCCGGGAGCGCTCTCCCTCGCGGGCGCCGCGGCCGATTCGGTCCGTACGCGTCTCGCGACCACTCCTGCCGGGCTCGCGACCTCGCTGGAGAGCCTGGCCATCCGCCTGATTCAAGGCGCCGGCGGAACCGCCGAGATCGCGGCCGCAGGCGAAGTCCTGCTGCGCGAGTCGCTCGACCTCCGCCTGCGTGCGCTGGGCGAGGACCACCTCGACGTGGCGGGGAGCCTCGACCTGCTCTCCACGGTGCACTACGATCAGGGACGGTTCGACGACGCCGAGGGAGAAGAGCGCCGCTGCCTCGCCATAAGGCTCCAGCATCTCTCCGCAACAGACACATCGATAGCCGAGGCGCGCTACGGTCTCGGCGCGATCCTCTTCAAGGAAGGCCGGTACGCGGAGGCGGAGCCGCTCCTGGTCGCGGCGATCGCGGTCTTCCGCGTCAATCCGACCGCCGAGCCCGGCCAGGTCGCCGACAGCCTGAACACCCTCGCCGAGCTGTACCGCTCGCAGGACCGGTTCGGGGAGGCGGCGGATCGCTTCCTCGAAGCGATCCGCATCGCCGAGGCGGAGGGGGACGACAGCCGTCCCCAGCAGGCCCGTCTCGCCAACAACCTGGCCGGCCTGTATAAAGATGAAGGGCGCTACGACGAGGCGGAGACCCTCCTGCGCCGCTCACTGACGCTGCGCACCCAGGCCCCCTCTCCGGACGCGCGGGATTTGTCCCTGGCCTGGCTGAACCTCGCCGAGCTGGAGCGGCTGCGCGGCCGGTTCCAGGACGCCGAGCCGCTGTATGCGAAGGCGCTCGCGATCGCGCGCCCGGCGCTGGGTGCGGAGAATCCCGACCTGGCCTGGTTCCTCAACCAGCAGGCGGTCCTGTACCGGGAGGAGGGGCGGCCCGAGGCCGCCGAGCCGCCCTGTCGCGAGGGGCTCGCCCTCCTGCGCCGCACTCTCGGCGAGCGGCATTTCAGGGTCGCCCAGTCGCTGCACGATCTCGGAGCGGTCCTGCGCTCCCGCGGGGCCCTCGAGGAGGCCGAGCAGGACGAACGGGCGGCCCTCGCCGTCAGGCGCGACGTGTACGGCGATCGCCACCCCGACGTCGCCCTGACCCTCATCGAGCTGGCGCGCACGCTCGAGGCGGGGGGCCGGTACGACGACGCGCTCGCGAGCATCGAGGAGGCCGTCGGGATTCTGGAGGGGACGAGCGCCTACCCCGAGGCCCGGGCGGACGCACTCGCCCTCCGGGCCGGACTGCGCCGGCGCGCCGGCGAGCGGGCCCGCGCGATCGACGATCAGCGCCGGGCGGTCGTCCTCGTCGAGGCGATTCGGCCGCACGCCGGCGGAGGGGAGGAGGCGCGCGCCACCTTCCTCGCAAGGCACGTTGCGCTCTTCGACCGGCTCGTCCTGTGGCTCCTCGAGGACGGGCGGACGGCGGCCGCCTTCGAGTACGCCGAACGCGCCCGCAGCCGCGCGCTTCTCGATCAGCTGCAGCTGGCTCGCGTCGATCTCCTGGCGGCGATCCCGGAACCGGCCCACACCTCCCTGGCCGGGCGGGAGCGCGCGGCCGCCTCGCGCCTGGCCGAACTTCAGGAGAGAGTCACGTTCGCGCGCTCGCGCAGCGATCTGGCGTCCGAGGAGCGCGGCCGCCGTGTGGCCGGTCTGGACAAGGATCTCGGCGACGCCTCTCGCTCCTACGCGATGATCTACGATGAGATCAAGAACGCCAGTCCACTCTGGCGCGACACGACCGGCGGGCCGCCGATCTCTCTCGACGCGGCGCGGCGCGAGATCGTCCCCCCTGGCGGGGCGCTCTTCATGTACGTCATCGGGGAGGAGGAGAGCGGTCTTCTCGTCCTTCCTCCGCCCCCCGGGGCCCCCTTCTTCCAACGGCTGGAGGTCGACCGCGCATCCGCGACGATTCTCGGGATCCCGGCCGGCCCTGTCCGGGCCCGCGACCTGGGACGGGTCCTCGACGGTACACAGGGTGCGCGCGCCGCGGGCGGCTCCTCGTCCGCGACCGGCGGCCTCCTCCCGGCCCTGGCGCGTCCGCCGGCCACGGGAGATCTCCTGGAGGAAGCAGAGCGGGACGCGGCCGGTCATCCGCTGCCCGCGAGACTTCTGGCCCTCTTCCACGTCCTGGTCCCTCGCCGGGTCTGGGCGAGCGTGAATACGGCGTCGGAGATCGTCATCCTGCCGGACGGCCCTCTGCTCCGGCTGCCGTTCGAGGCGCTGGTCACGAAGAAGGGCCGGTCGCCGGCTTCGGCGCACTACTGGCTCGACGACGGACCGCCGATCCGCTACGCGGCCTCGGCCTCCCTGCTGCAACGCCTGGCCGCGCGCAGCAGCGTCGTCGCCGGGAAGATCCTGAGCGTCTCCGACCCTCGGTACGACGCGGCCGACGGCGCCGCGATTCTGCGCGGCAAGTTCGAGCGCGGCGGGTCGCCTTTGGCGCGTCTGCCGGGGACGGCGCGCGAGAGCCGCGCCATCGTGGATGCTTTCTCCTCCCGCGGGCGCCACGGCGATGCGGACGTCGCGGCGCCTCCCGGGCCCGGCATCACGGTGCTGCAGGGGAGCGAGGCGGACGAGCCGCGGGTGCGCGCCGCGCTCCCGGGGAACCGGTACATCCACCTGGCCATGCACGGCCTCGTCGATCAGGAGCGCGGGGAGCTGTTCGCCGCGCTGGCGCTGACACCTCCTCAGACGGAGACCGGACGGACGGAGGATGACGGCTACCTGCAGCTGTTCGAGATCTACGGCCTCGATGTGTCGTGCGAGCTGGCGGTCCTGTCGGCCTGCGGCAGCCACGCCGGTCTTCAGATCGAGGGGGAAGGGGTGTTCGCCCTGTCGCGCGGTTTTCTCGCCGCCGGCGCGCGACGGGTCATCGCCAGCCAGTGGTCGGTGGACGATGCCTCGACCGCCGTCCTGATCGGAGACCTGTTCGACCGGATCGCCGCCGCCGAACGGGAGGGCCGCACGGTCTCCTTCGCCGTGGCGCTCAGGGACGCGAAGCGCGCCGTCCGGGCGCGCTCCGACTGGGTGTCGCCGTTCTACTGGTCTCCGTTCGTCCTCACCGGCATCCGCTGA
- a CDS encoding putative metal-binding motif-containing protein, whose product MSRCWSGRPRRLWIHLCLLAAGSLLALSFPRPAEAQSLKKTVDRHFPAFQYCPIDPALTLSFTAAGPEAILTFTTNNFDSTGSWNAQALDNIAVVEQSVFQAHQVVTPGFEECYISPGTPNTPGYDFSAASTPEAFLDLFDANAGAWSLGPFGFFQNFNSAPRDPATGTDTSFGALGLGNTDDGPVRVSVSTHITGLLTGHTYVVTGWWYTQNLEPLDITIDFSIPRALNLAALAFAPRASGTDFISTSGSGVLTGSGTFIAPLPLTQGATIQSLEMDAFDFDIGATARIERIDTQVFGTANPQVLASVTSSPFGDFLPHSFTTSTIANAVVDLTRYFYYASITIPPGSSSQVYRVSISVADPATPPSPSTAAVAAAGFDPETTSVDLKGFDSGTMTSSTSPGPGRFVAPLRLPQGATVQAVRLVARDAIATDATVRLIRVPNNAFGGSVMASIATSGSSTSVRTFSTTTITTPAIDNGTAYYYLQLEVPTGLQIYGVRVEYAPPASSPATGADSLAAVPFLPDDSSFDRRAPLSNALAGQARFNMSVQLQDGRQVQRLRMHVRDNDANGDVTVFLYRYDVTTASVGPQLMARLQTAGALSTVQEVVTDTIIGRKVDNARYFYFAQFYMGLDPVQANGLQVEYASCGDNDGDGFDGCVNDCNDLRAAVHPGAVEVCDGVLDDCNNPFWPDTSGTTEGDDDFDGFSECQGDCNDSDSTRWSPPGEAQNIAVIHNVTSGATTIQWSVPANTGGTAAPLYDTLQSSVKSNFNSPSGVCAETNGADLSTILASLAVPVGQARYFLVRAEGACGQGSLGTTSAGTQITGRTCP is encoded by the coding sequence ATGTCGCGATGCTGGAGCGGCAGACCTCGGCGTCTGTGGATTCACCTTTGTCTGCTGGCGGCTGGTTCCCTTCTTGCCCTGTCATTCCCGCGGCCGGCAGAGGCCCAGAGCCTCAAGAAGACCGTCGACAGACATTTCCCCGCGTTCCAGTACTGCCCGATCGACCCGGCCCTGACTCTGTCGTTCACGGCGGCGGGACCCGAGGCGATCCTGACGTTCACGACCAACAACTTCGATTCCACCGGGTCCTGGAACGCCCAGGCCCTCGACAACATCGCGGTGGTGGAACAGTCCGTGTTCCAGGCCCACCAGGTCGTGACCCCCGGCTTCGAGGAGTGCTACATCAGTCCCGGGACGCCGAACACGCCCGGCTACGATTTCAGCGCCGCGAGCACGCCCGAAGCGTTCCTCGACCTGTTCGATGCCAACGCCGGCGCCTGGTCCCTGGGGCCGTTCGGGTTCTTCCAGAACTTCAACAGCGCGCCGCGCGATCCCGCGACCGGGACGGACACGAGCTTCGGGGCGCTCGGTCTCGGAAACACGGACGACGGGCCCGTGAGAGTCAGCGTCAGCACGCACATCACCGGGCTCCTGACCGGCCACACCTATGTCGTCACCGGCTGGTGGTACACGCAGAACCTCGAGCCTCTCGATATCACGATCGACTTCAGCATTCCCAGGGCGCTCAACCTCGCGGCTCTCGCATTCGCGCCCCGCGCCAGCGGCACCGACTTCATCAGCACGAGCGGCAGCGGGGTGCTCACGGGCTCCGGGACGTTCATCGCCCCGCTCCCCTTGACCCAGGGGGCCACGATCCAGTCGCTCGAAATGGATGCCTTCGACTTCGATATCGGCGCCACGGCGCGCATCGAGCGGATCGACACGCAGGTCTTCGGCACGGCCAATCCTCAAGTTCTGGCCTCGGTGACCTCCAGCCCCTTCGGGGACTTCCTGCCGCATTCCTTCACGACGTCGACGATCGCGAACGCGGTGGTCGATCTGACCCGCTATTTCTATTACGCCAGCATCACGATCCCGCCGGGTTCGTCGTCGCAGGTCTACCGGGTGTCGATCTCGGTCGCCGATCCCGCGACGCCCCCCTCGCCATCGACCGCCGCCGTGGCCGCGGCCGGGTTCGACCCCGAGACGACGTCAGTCGATCTGAAGGGGTTCGATTCCGGGACGATGACCAGCTCCACCAGCCCCGGCCCGGGACGCTTCGTGGCCCCCCTGCGACTGCCGCAGGGGGCGACCGTCCAGGCGGTGCGGCTGGTGGCGCGCGACGCGATCGCGACCGACGCCACGGTCCGGCTGATCCGCGTGCCGAACAACGCCTTCGGCGGCTCGGTGATGGCCAGCATCGCGACGAGCGGTTCCTCCACTTCGGTGCGGACCTTCTCCACGACCACGATCACCACACCCGCGATCGACAACGGCACGGCCTATTACTATCTCCAGCTCGAGGTGCCGACGGGGCTCCAGATCTATGGCGTGCGGGTCGAGTACGCGCCGCCGGCGAGCAGCCCGGCGACCGGCGCGGACAGTCTGGCGGCCGTGCCGTTCCTGCCGGACGACTCGTCCTTCGACCGGCGGGCGCCGCTCTCGAACGCCCTGGCCGGCCAGGCGCGCTTCAACATGTCGGTGCAATTGCAGGACGGCCGGCAAGTGCAGCGCCTGCGCATGCACGTCCGCGACAACGACGCGAACGGCGACGTCACCGTCTTCCTGTACCGCTACGACGTCACCACGGCCAGTGTGGGTCCGCAGCTCATGGCCCGGCTCCAGACCGCGGGGGCGTTGTCGACGGTGCAGGAGGTGGTCACCGACACGATCATCGGACGCAAGGTCGACAATGCCCGTTACTTCTACTTCGCCCAGTTCTACATGGGACTCGATCCGGTCCAGGCCAACGGGCTTCAAGTCGAATACGCGTCGTGTGGCGACAACGATGGCGACGGCTTCGATGGATGCGTGAACGACTGCAACGACCTGCGCGCCGCCGTCCACCCGGGCGCTGTGGAGGTCTGTGACGGCGTCCTCGACGACTGCAACAATCCCTTCTGGCCCGATACGTCCGGCACGACCGAGGGGGACGACGACTTCGACGGCTTCTCGGAGTGCCAGGGGGACTGCAACGACTCCGACAGCACGCGGTGGAGCCCGCCGGGGGAGGCGCAGAACATCGCGGTCATCCATAACGTCACGAGCGGCGCGACCACGATCCAATGGTCGGTGCCGGCCAACACCGGCGGTACGGCGGCCCCCCTCTACGACACCCTGCAGTCCTCCGTAAAATCGAACTTCAATTCTCCCAGCGGCGTATGCGCCGAGACCAACGGCGCCGATCTGTCCACCATCCTCGCCAGTCTCGCCGTCCCGGTCGGCCAGGCCCGCTACTTCTTGGTTCGGGCCGAGGGGGCCTGCGGGCAGGGGAGCCTTGGAACGACGAGCGCCGGGACGCAGATCACCGGCCGCACCTGTCCCTGA
- a CDS encoding mismatch-specific DNA-glycosylase, translating into MPTPRRLSPLPDRIRPDLRVLFVGINPGIRSAAVGHHFAGFSNRFWRLLYDSGLVPRPVGWKDDRRLPEWGFGITNLVPRPTRGIDELRHQEYSAGRRALFAKVRRHRPRVVALVGITIYRELFPAPPRLDSRRTPKKSPLRVLPGLSKETIEGVPVFVLPNPSGRNATMSYDGMLSGFRSLARLVSSRRRRPRPSGGWQFTRS; encoded by the coding sequence ATGCCGACGCCCCGTCGACTGAGTCCCCTTCCCGACCGGATCCGGCCGGATCTGCGAGTCCTGTTCGTCGGCATCAATCCCGGGATCCGGTCGGCCGCGGTGGGCCACCACTTCGCGGGGTTCTCGAACCGGTTCTGGAGGCTGCTCTACGATTCGGGTCTCGTGCCGCGGCCGGTCGGCTGGAAGGATGACCGTCGTCTTCCCGAGTGGGGCTTCGGGATCACGAACCTCGTGCCGCGGCCGACCCGGGGGATCGACGAGCTGCGGCATCAGGAGTACTCCGCCGGCCGGCGCGCGCTCTTTGCGAAGGTCCGGCGGCACCGCCCCCGGGTCGTCGCCCTGGTCGGCATCACGATCTACCGGGAGCTGTTTCCGGCGCCGCCGCGATTGGATTCGCGGCGGACCCCGAAAAAATCGCCTCTCCGCGTCCTCCCGGGGCTGAGCAAGGAAACGATCGAGGGGGTGCCCGTCTTCGTCCTCCCGAACCCGAGCGGCCGCAACGCCACGATGTCTTACGACGGGATGCTGTCAGGTTTCCGCTCGCTCGCGCGGCTGGTTTCCTCCCGGCGGCGCCGCCCCCGGCCATCCGGGGGCTGGCAGTTCACCAGGTCTTGA
- a CDS encoding FtsX-like permease family protein has translation MTTPRRATPSVRCSSAWFANVLAVLATALPIAGLYGVVAYNVSRRTREIGIRMAIGARPSDILRLVMGKGLTLVGTGTMIGLAMGFAVEQLMNSMLFNAGGVDILAYVIVVPSMLLVTLLAAYVPARRASRIEPTQALRYE, from the coding sequence ATGACCACTCCGAGACGCGCCACGCCGTCTGTTCGGTGTTCAAGCGCCTGGTTTGCGAACGTCCTGGCCGTTCTGGCCACGGCTCTCCCGATCGCAGGATTGTACGGAGTGGTGGCGTACAACGTGAGCCGCAGAACCCGCGAGATCGGGATTCGCATGGCCATCGGCGCGCGACCGTCCGACATCCTGCGCCTGGTGATGGGCAAGGGCCTCACGCTCGTGGGAACGGGAACGATGATCGGACTCGCGATGGGCTTCGCCGTCGAGCAGCTCATGAATTCCATGCTGTTCAATGCCGGCGGCGTGGACATTCTGGCTTATGTCATCGTCGTGCCGTCGATGCTCCTGGTGACCCTGCTGGCGGCCTACGTGCCCGCACGCCGCGCATCCCGGATCGAGCCGACCCAGGCGCTGCGATACGAGTGA
- a CDS encoding CsgG/HfaB family protein → MKGMKFLSVVALLAAVAASMPLFAKSAQDRRDEKMGEIPVCSKKIGTVAVVEPDTNWWQQAGLGSPEALIKVFVRKSNCFTLVDRGKGMQAIQGERALAAGGDLRGGSNVGQGQIKAADYVIVPDLISSNNNAGGHHFGALAGGLMGHHAVGAAVAGINTKKKTADVVLTVTDVRSSEEVATVEGHAKKTDIGWGGRGSRATWSGFGSAGASGYSDTEIGQVITLAYLQAYTDLVTQLGGLPDDASAASAQQAVTMTKPGRMYATPDTNGQVIKALEPGTMLYPTGEKRDVLWEVTDELGTKGWVSSLLFQLAR, encoded by the coding sequence ATGAAGGGGATGAAGTTCCTGTCGGTCGTGGCGTTATTGGCAGCTGTTGCGGCATCAATGCCCCTGTTCGCCAAGTCGGCCCAGGACAGGCGCGACGAGAAGATGGGCGAAATCCCCGTCTGCTCCAAGAAGATTGGCACCGTCGCAGTCGTCGAGCCCGACACGAACTGGTGGCAGCAGGCGGGATTGGGCTCGCCCGAGGCCTTGATCAAGGTCTTCGTGCGCAAGTCGAACTGCTTCACCCTGGTCGATCGCGGCAAGGGAATGCAGGCGATCCAGGGGGAGCGCGCCCTTGCGGCCGGCGGGGACCTGCGCGGCGGGTCGAACGTCGGCCAGGGCCAGATCAAAGCGGCCGATTACGTCATCGTGCCCGACCTGATCTCCTCGAACAACAACGCGGGAGGCCACCATTTCGGCGCCCTGGCCGGCGGATTGATGGGCCACCACGCGGTGGGCGCCGCCGTCGCCGGCATCAATACCAAGAAGAAGACCGCCGACGTCGTCCTGACCGTCACCGACGTCCGTTCCTCCGAAGAGGTGGCCACCGTGGAGGGGCACGCCAAGAAGACCGACATCGGCTGGGGCGGGCGCGGCAGCAGGGCGACTTGGAGCGGCTTCGGCAGCGCCGGCGCCTCCGGTTATTCGGACACCGAGATCGGACAGGTGATCACGCTGGCCTATCTGCAGGCTTACACCGACCTCGTCACCCAGCTCGGCGGCTTGCCCGATGACGCCTCAGCCGCCAGCGCGCAGCAGGCCGTGACCATGACCAAACCGGGCCGCATGTACGCCACGCCGGACACGAACGGCCAGGTCATCAAAGCGCTCGAGCCCGGAACGATGCTCTACCCGACAGGGGAGAAGCGCGACGTGCTCTGGGAGGTCACGGACGAGCTGGGCACGAAGGGCTGGGTCTCCTCCCTGCTCTTCCAGCTGGCGAGGTAG
- a CDS encoding D-arabinono-1,4-lactone oxidase, whose protein sequence is MLSRRLRNWTGDLRWRPARIDRPSSHKELVAAVRNTDLPIRVLGAGHSFTPLAATDQHAIQLDGLSGVERVDPERQEVTVWAGTRLRDLGPRLAEQGLAIENQGDIDAQALAGALSTATHGTGARLGCIASQALGLTLVTATGDTLVLTRSHDGARFLAAAVSLGCLGVISQVRLKVRAAYRLRDVRRTVPLDECLARIDATAAAHRHFEFFWFPHSDLALTKTLDIADAGSGRKDRSRAWITNVVLDNWGLWLSCQVCRVVPKWTPALNDFCARTLDESEYLGPAHRIFPTPRLVRFQEMEYAVPAERGPDCLREIRAFITKRKLPVSLPLEYRLVAKDDLFLSPFYERDSAAISVLMFHPVAYRELFDGVEAIFQNHAGRPHWGKTHSARPPYLRRLYPRWDDFLQIRAELDPTGRFLNPHLRTVLLDATD, encoded by the coding sequence ATCCTGAGCAGGCGGCTGCGCAATTGGACCGGCGACCTGCGATGGCGGCCCGCCCGCATCGATCGTCCCTCCAGCCACAAGGAACTGGTCGCCGCCGTGCGCAATACGGACCTGCCCATTCGAGTGCTCGGGGCAGGTCACTCGTTCACGCCGCTCGCGGCGACCGACCAGCATGCGATTCAGCTCGACGGCTTGAGCGGTGTCGAGCGTGTGGACCCCGAGCGGCAGGAGGTCACCGTGTGGGCCGGCACGCGGCTTCGGGACCTCGGCCCGCGACTCGCGGAGCAAGGCCTGGCGATCGAGAACCAGGGCGACATCGATGCCCAGGCGCTCGCCGGCGCTTTGAGCACGGCGACTCACGGCACCGGCGCGCGCCTCGGGTGCATCGCCAGCCAGGCACTGGGGCTGACGTTGGTCACGGCGACGGGTGACACGTTGGTCCTGACCCGCAGCCACGACGGCGCCCGATTTCTGGCGGCCGCTGTCTCGCTCGGATGCCTGGGCGTGATCTCACAGGTGCGTCTCAAGGTGCGTGCGGCCTATCGCCTGCGCGACGTGCGGCGGACCGTCCCGCTCGACGAATGTCTGGCGCGGATCGACGCGACAGCCGCCGCCCATCGTCATTTTGAGTTCTTCTGGTTTCCCCACTCGGACCTGGCGCTCACCAAGACGCTCGACATCGCGGATGCGGGCTCGGGCCGCAAGGACAGATCGCGTGCCTGGATCACGAACGTGGTCCTGGACAACTGGGGCCTCTGGCTCTCCTGCCAGGTCTGTCGCGTGGTTCCGAAATGGACCCCCGCCCTCAACGACTTCTGCGCGCGCACCCTGGATGAATCGGAGTATCTCGGTCCCGCCCATCGCATTTTCCCCACGCCGCGTCTCGTCCGCTTTCAGGAGATGGAATACGCGGTGCCTGCGGAGCGCGGCCCCGACTGTCTGCGCGAGATCCGCGCCTTCATCACCAAGCGCAAACTGCCGGTGAGCCTCCCGCTCGAGTACCGGCTTGTGGCGAAGGACGATCTCTTCCTCTCGCCGTTCTACGAGCGCGACAGCGCCGCCATCTCGGTGCTCATGTTTCATCCGGTCGCGTACCGCGAGCTGTTCGATGGTGTCGAGGCCATTTTCCAGAATCACGCGGGCCGCCCGCATTGGGGCAAGACACACAGCGCGCGGCCGCCCTACCTGCGACGCCTTTATCCGCGCTGGGACGACTTTCTGCAGATCCGCGCCGAGCTCGACCCGACGGGCCGGTTCCTCAATCCGCACCTGCGCACGGTGCTCCTGGACGCGACGGATTGA
- a CDS encoding GNAT family N-acetyltransferase gives MSATAAALRYVVHARSDIADVDPHEWDALLAPDDFHATHRFISICQRSRVADAAYRHITVHDGRHVLAIASFCRMQVALDLLSTGVVRGAIQGVRRWRRDFCRVPVAFCGLPVSFGQSSVRLRPGTDAPSIAGLLAQELECWARSFGASVLCFKEFAPREEPIVEPLTQHGYFRVSSMPSCTLAIAWRTFEEYVGAMRAGYRRQVLANLEARDRLGLTVRLVPAWEAQAERIFPLYEQVMDRAPFQLERLNLAFFRHLAADLGDQTSAILVERGGALLAAAVLLHAPGVLTFLLAGIDYAHHRQCQAYLTLVTEIVAEAIRHGATRLELGQTTYDLKGRLGAEMSARWLYIKCPSPAVHFTLRAASKALFPTTSPPPRRVFRDAGAG, from the coding sequence GTGAGCGCCACCGCTGCAGCTCTGCGCTACGTCGTCCACGCGCGCTCCGACATCGCCGATGTGGATCCGCACGAATGGGATGCCCTGCTGGCGCCGGACGACTTTCACGCGACGCATCGCTTCATCAGCATCTGCCAACGCTCGCGGGTGGCGGACGCGGCCTATCGGCACATCACGGTGCACGACGGAAGACACGTGCTCGCGATCGCGAGCTTCTGCCGGATGCAGGTGGCGCTCGATCTGCTCTCCACCGGCGTCGTGCGCGGCGCGATTCAGGGGGTGCGACGGTGGCGTCGCGACTTCTGCCGTGTCCCGGTCGCGTTCTGCGGGCTGCCGGTGTCGTTCGGGCAGTCGAGCGTGCGGCTCCGCCCCGGGACCGACGCGCCTTCGATCGCGGGCCTGCTGGCGCAGGAGCTGGAGTGCTGGGCGCGGAGCTTCGGCGCGTCCGTGCTGTGCTTCAAGGAATTCGCGCCACGGGAGGAGCCGATCGTGGAGCCGCTGACGCAGCACGGTTACTTCCGGGTGTCCAGCATGCCGTCCTGCACCCTCGCCATCGCGTGGCGCACGTTCGAGGAGTACGTCGGTGCGATGCGGGCGGGCTACCGGCGGCAGGTCCTGGCAAACCTGGAAGCGCGCGACAGACTGGGTCTCACGGTGCGTCTGGTCCCGGCCTGGGAGGCGCAGGCCGAGCGCATCTTCCCCCTGTACGAACAGGTCATGGACCGCGCTCCGTTCCAGCTCGAGCGGCTGAATCTGGCGTTCTTCCGGCATCTCGCGGCCGACCTCGGCGACCAGACCAGCGCCATTCTCGTCGAGCGCGGCGGCGCGCTGCTCGCCGCCGCGGTCCTGCTCCATGCCCCGGGCGTTCTCACGTTCCTGCTCGCGGGTATCGATTACGCCCACCACCGCCAGTGCCAGGCCTACCTCACGCTGGTCACCGAAATCGTCGCCGAGGCGATTCGTCACGGGGCGACGCGGCTCGAGCTGGGACAGACGACCTACGATCTGAAAGGGCGCCTGGGTGCCGAGATGAGCGCGCGCTGGCTCTACATCAAATGTCCGAGTCCGGCCGTGCACTTCACCCTCCGGGCGGCGTCCAAGGCGCTGTTCCCGACGACCTCGCCGCCGCCGCGGCGGGTCTTCAGGGACGCCGGCGCCGGGTGA